A window from Frischella perrara encodes these proteins:
- the can gene encoding carbonate dehydratase, whose translation MKDADDLIAHNHLWSQRMAEEDPDFFKRLTVSQKPKFLWIGCSDSRVPAEKLIEVEPGELFVHRNVANLVIHTDLNCLSVVQYAVDVLQVEEIIVCGHLDCGGIRAAVENSDMGLINNWLLHIRDIWFRYSSLLGDFPAEKRMDILCELNVIEQVYNLGHSTIVQSAWQRGQKVCIHGWVYEIENGRITDLKISSNSRENLEIHYREAMSSLLNMNENPT comes from the coding sequence ATGAAAGATGCTGATGACCTGATAGCACACAATCACCTTTGGTCACAACGAATGGCTGAGGAAGATCCTGATTTTTTTAAACGACTAACAGTCAGCCAGAAACCAAAATTCCTTTGGATCGGATGCTCTGACAGTCGTGTTCCGGCGGAAAAATTAATTGAAGTTGAACCGGGTGAACTATTTGTTCATAGAAATGTGGCGAATTTAGTTATCCATACCGATCTTAATTGTCTCTCTGTTGTGCAATATGCCGTTGATGTTCTACAAGTTGAGGAAATTATCGTATGTGGGCATCTTGATTGTGGTGGTATTCGTGCTGCGGTTGAAAACTCTGATATGGGATTGATTAATAATTGGTTACTGCATATACGCGATATCTGGTTTCGTTACAGTTCTTTACTAGGTGATTTCCCAGCTGAAAAACGAATGGATATTTTATGTGAACTCAATGTTATTGAGCAAGTATACAATTTAGGTCATTCAACAATTGTCCAATCAGCTTGGCAACGAGGACAGAAAGTTTGTATTCACGGTTGGGTATATGAAATTGAGAATGGTCGTATCACTGATTTGAAAATTAGTTCAAATAGTCGTGAAAATCTTGAAATCCATTATCGTGAAGCGATGTCGAGTCTACTGAATATGAACGAAAACCCAACTTAA
- a CDS encoding HD domain-containing protein, whose product MLTEQQQQIITNIYDYVCIKLANDTTGHDIAHIERVVKLAKHIQSFEPQTNLFIVIISAYLHDVIDDKVIENYQSARNDLLAFMAQQPITQDEQLAIFSIIDNMSFSKNLTKQRALSREGQIVQDADRLDAMGAIGIGRAFYYGGNKHDSMYDPNIKPRILKSKADYRQSNTIINHFYEKLLLLKDKINTPEGKRLAEQRHHFLIEFVKRFEIEWEGE is encoded by the coding sequence ATGTTAACCGAACAACAGCAACAAATTATTACTAACATTTACGATTATGTCTGCATAAAACTTGCCAACGACACGACTGGACATGATATAGCCCATATTGAACGGGTCGTTAAACTAGCCAAACATATACAATCCTTTGAACCACAAACCAATCTATTTATTGTTATTATTAGTGCTTATTTACATGATGTAATTGATGATAAAGTAATTGAAAATTATCAATCTGCACGAAATGATTTACTCGCCTTTATGGCACAACAACCTATTACTCAAGATGAGCAGCTCGCGATATTTTCGATTATTGATAATATGTCATTTAGCAAAAATCTAACTAAACAACGTGCCCTTAGTCGCGAGGGACAAATAGTCCAAGACGCTGATCGACTTGATGCAATGGGCGCTATTGGTATCGGACGTGCATTTTATTATGGTGGTAACAAACATGATTCTATGTACGATCCAAACATTAAACCGCGAATATTAAAATCCAAAGCTGACTATCGCCAATCAAATACTATTATTAATCATTTTTATGAAAAACTATTATTATTAAAAGATAAAATAAATACGCCTGAAGGGAAAAGACTGGCCGAACAACGCCATCATTTTTTGATTGAATTCGTAAAACGCTTTGAAATTGAATGGGAAGGTGAGTAA
- a CDS encoding heavy metal translocating P-type ATPase, which yields MVHHSKDSNSPHDHEHHTQHHHETNEKCCNHAINDSFISNEQATIPNSSKNQAVYRILNMDCPTEEALIRKKLANISGIESLDFDLIHRILIVHHQSASLEDIEAALNSIDMSPEAIIQQDNYDLDALAPKINWLKLGVAGALALIAEIADFASYPNWCIFILAIIAIILGGFTTYKKGWIALKNFNLNMNALMSFAVTGAMLIGQWPEAAMVMVLFTLAEAIEAKSMDRARQAIKQLLTLTPERATVQQSDGEWLDLESKLVPIDSIVRVKPGEKIALDGIITVGHSTVNQASITGESLPVEKNVGDQVYAGTLNEAGSFEFRVTAIATQTTLARIIKAVESAQGSKAQTQRFVDNFAKIYTPIVFMIALAIGVIPPLFFNGIWLDWVYKALVLLVIACPCALVISTPVTIVSGLAAATRYGILIKGGMYLEQGRKLVILALDKTGTLTYGKPKQTDFITCSTLPEHEIRQIAVSLSARSDHPVSKALTKAAEHAKITLLDVSDFSAVPGKGIKGLINNQQWYLGNHRLVQDLGYDNQELKKKITTLEEQAKTVVLLINEQGVHGLFAVADTIKETSIEAIQELKKMSIKPMILTGDNSRSSNIIASQLGITEVKSNLLPEDKLNIITTLLPLGVIGMVGDGINDAPALTKANIGFAMGVIGSATAIETADVALMDDDLRKIPQFIRLSKATYAILIQNIVFALLVKMVFFILTFMGETNMWMAVFADIGTSLLVVINGLRLLKKRIL from the coding sequence ATGGTTCACCATTCTAAAGATTCGAACAGCCCTCATGATCATGAACACCATACTCAACATCACCATGAGACAAATGAAAAGTGTTGTAATCATGCGATTAATGATTCCTTTATTTCCAATGAGCAAGCAACAATCCCAAATAGTAGTAAAAATCAAGCAGTATATCGTATTCTTAATATGGATTGTCCGACTGAAGAAGCATTAATTCGTAAAAAATTAGCGAATATTTCAGGCATTGAATCGCTTGATTTTGATCTTATTCATCGTATCTTGATTGTCCATCATCAATCAGCATCTTTAGAAGATATTGAAGCTGCTTTAAATTCAATCGATATGTCTCCAGAAGCTATTATACAGCAAGATAATTATGACCTTGATGCATTAGCGCCAAAAATTAATTGGCTAAAATTAGGGGTAGCAGGCGCTTTGGCATTAATTGCTGAAATCGCTGATTTTGCAAGCTACCCAAACTGGTGTATTTTTATTTTAGCCATTATTGCCATTATTTTAGGTGGTTTTACAACTTATAAAAAAGGTTGGATTGCACTTAAAAACTTTAATTTAAATATGAATGCATTAATGTCATTTGCCGTAACGGGTGCCATGCTCATCGGACAGTGGCCAGAAGCAGCTATGGTTATGGTGCTATTTACTTTAGCTGAGGCAATTGAAGCAAAATCGATGGATCGTGCCCGGCAAGCAATTAAGCAATTATTAACATTAACACCCGAGCGCGCAACTGTACAACAAAGTGATGGGGAATGGTTAGATTTAGAGAGTAAATTGGTGCCTATCGATAGCATTGTACGCGTTAAACCGGGTGAGAAAATAGCATTAGATGGCATTATCACCGTTGGACATTCTACGGTTAATCAAGCGTCAATTACCGGTGAAAGTTTACCTGTTGAAAAGAACGTAGGTGATCAAGTTTATGCGGGAACGCTTAATGAAGCGGGATCATTTGAGTTTAGAGTCACCGCAATTGCAACTCAAACAACTTTAGCCAGAATTATTAAAGCAGTTGAGTCAGCCCAAGGCAGTAAAGCACAAACTCAACGCTTTGTTGATAATTTTGCAAAAATCTATACACCAATAGTCTTTATGATAGCTTTAGCAATTGGCGTTATTCCACCTCTTTTCTTTAATGGTATTTGGTTAGATTGGGTTTATAAGGCGTTGGTTTTATTAGTAATCGCATGCCCTTGTGCGCTTGTAATCTCCACGCCTGTTACCATTGTTAGTGGTTTAGCTGCAGCGACTCGCTACGGTATTTTGATTAAAGGTGGAATGTATTTAGAACAAGGTCGTAAATTGGTTATATTAGCACTTGATAAAACCGGGACATTAACTTATGGAAAACCGAAACAAACCGATTTTATTACTTGCAGTACCTTACCTGAACATGAAATTAGACAAATAGCCGTAAGTTTGTCTGCTCGCTCTGATCATCCTGTGTCAAAAGCACTAACTAAGGCTGCAGAACACGCTAAAATAACTTTACTTGACGTGAGTGATTTTAGCGCTGTGCCTGGAAAAGGAATAAAGGGATTAATAAATAATCAACAGTGGTACTTGGGTAATCATCGATTGGTTCAAGATTTAGGTTATGATAATCAGGAACTGAAGAAGAAAATAACAACTTTGGAAGAACAAGCTAAAACAGTCGTATTGCTAATAAACGAGCAAGGTGTACATGGTTTATTTGCTGTTGCTGATACTATAAAAGAAACTAGCATTGAAGCAATTCAAGAGCTTAAAAAAATGTCGATCAAACCGATGATATTAACTGGAGACAACTCTCGCTCATCGAATATCATTGCTAGCCAGCTTGGCATTACCGAGGTGAAAAGTAACTTATTACCCGAAGATAAATTAAATATCATTACGACATTGCTACCATTAGGCGTTATCGGTATGGTTGGGGATGGGATTAATGATGCTCCAGCACTCACCAAAGCTAATATCGGTTTTGCGATGGGAGTAATAGGATCAGCAACAGCAATAGAAACAGCTGATGTAGCACTTATGGATGACGACTTACGCAAAATTCCACAATTTATTCGTTTATCAAAAGCAACCTATGCAATATTGATACAAAATATCGTATTTGCCTTATTGGTAAAAATGGTATTTTTCATTCTCACATTTATGGGGGAAACCAATATGTGGATGGCGGTATTTGCGGATATCGGAACGAGTTTACTGGTTGTAATCAATGGGCTAAGGTTGTTAAAAAAACGAATTTTGTAA
- a CDS encoding surface-adhesin E family protein, with protein sequence MKIIISSVVIMLYLLSSTSHATLKITPPLTYEKLEFIGKNNTTDIYIIKGSESLYNNNPDLRQVSILFNELEPFELGEDNILVSSQINTYVISCKLPEFLAYEAYLYEDNFGKGKVVYAFQSDDWQTMIEQENILTTIKEILCEKDISTFN encoded by the coding sequence ATGAAAATAATTATATCAAGTGTTGTTATAATGCTGTATTTATTGAGCTCTACTTCACATGCAACACTTAAAATAACACCCCCTCTTACTTACGAAAAACTAGAATTTATTGGCAAAAATAATACTACTGATATTTACATAATCAAAGGCAGTGAATCTCTTTATAATAATAATCCCGACTTAAGACAAGTTAGCATACTATTTAATGAATTAGAGCCATTTGAATTAGGCGAAGATAATATATTAGTCAGTTCGCAAATAAATACTTATGTTATTAGCTGTAAACTTCCTGAGTTTTTAGCTTATGAAGCCTACCTTTACGAAGATAATTTCGGTAAAGGAAAAGTTGTGTACGCCTTTCAATCTGATGATTGGCAAACTATGATAGAACAGGAAAATATACTGACAACTATTAAAGAAATATTATGTGAAAAAGATATATCGACTTTTAACTAA
- a CDS encoding heavy-metal-associated domain-containing protein, translating to MKLIVDNMSCQHCVKTITNAIKNIDSNAQVTVDLAKKEVTINGGTISQEEAIKAIDEAGYQFVSIGY from the coding sequence ATGAAACTCATCGTTGATAATATGAGCTGTCAACATTGTGTTAAGACGATTACTAATGCAATTAAGAATATTGATTCTAATGCGCAAGTAACCGTTGATTTAGCTAAAAAAGAAGTCACCATTAATGGTGGCACTATTTCTCAAGAAGAGGCGATTAAAGCCATTGATGAAGCAGGTTATCAGTTTGTAAGTATTGGTTATTAA
- a CDS encoding OsmC family protein, translated as MKDRLKWIDDFGFIGETASGHALIMDGGLEHGGRNRGARPMELLLHGAAGCMSYDIIAILKNSKEDIRDLWIDIDKTQAESSPKVYTAINFHIVITGKSIKNESVERAIKLASEKYCSASIMLGKTAKMSYTYEIREQN; from the coding sequence ATGAAAGATCGTTTAAAATGGATTGATGATTTTGGATTTATAGGTGAAACTGCAAGTGGACACGCTTTAATCATGGATGGCGGGCTAGAACACGGTGGTCGTAATCGTGGCGCTCGCCCAATGGAGCTTTTATTACATGGCGCTGCGGGTTGTATGTCATATGATATTATTGCTATTTTGAAAAATTCCAAAGAAGATATTCGTGATTTATGGATTGATATTGATAAAACTCAAGCAGAGTCATCTCCTAAAGTCTATACCGCGATTAATTTTCATATTGTGATAACGGGTAAAAGTATCAAAAATGAATCAGTAGAACGTGCCATAAAATTAGCTTCTGAGAAATATTGCAGTGCTTCAATTATGTTAGGTAAAACAGCAAAAATGAGTTATACCTATGAAATCAGAGAACAAAACTAA